Within the Vicinamibacteria bacterium genome, the region TCAGCGTCGATCGCTGTGATATAGTCCGCACGAGATTTTCACGACTTGGAGAGCCCGTTCTGGCGACGACCCTAGGCTACCTTTCCGACCTCGTTGATGCGCTTACGCCCGAGCGGGATCCCAACCAGAGAATCTATCGGCTCCTGAGGGCCACGATCGGCTCCCTGGACGAGCCGCAGCTGGCGGAGACCAGGGCCCGCTATTTCGAGGTATGGCTCTTGAGACTCTCGGGTCTCTTTCCCCTCCGGCGAACCTGCCCATCCTGCGGGCGCGCTCTCAGGGAAACCGGAGCCCGTTATCTCACCGAGGAGCACCGGCTCGAGTGCGGGGACTGCCTGGGCCGCGGGCTCCCGCTCTCTCGAGAGACCGTCGATTTC harbors:
- the recO gene encoding DNA repair protein RecO; this encodes MPLRRARAIVLRTYRVGESDKIAVFYTVEHGKIRGMAKAARRPRSRFGSSLEVGTEVDLVFFEKPSRELVSVDRCDIVRTRFSRLGEPVLATTLGYLSDLVDALTPERDPNQRIYRLLRATIGSLDEPQLAETRARYFEVWLLRLSGLFPLRRTCPSCGRALRETGARYLTEEHRLECGDCLGRGLPLSRETVDFLEAVVWRTPPGETLEPESDTVLSELGVVSHRILQEHLDKELRSHRVFEDMLRRTKP